In a single window of the Bos javanicus breed banteng chromosome 16, ARS-OSU_banteng_1.0, whole genome shotgun sequence genome:
- the RGS1 gene encoding regulator of G-protein signaling 1 isoform X2, which produces MRAAAISTPSGMDVKAYLRSMIPHLESGMKSSKSKDLLSADEVKQWSESLEKLLANQTGQDVFGNFLKSEFSEENIEFWLACEDYKKTKSDLLHCKAEKIYKAFVQSDAAKQINIDFRTRESTAKKIKAPTPTSFDEAQKIIYTLMEKDSYPRFLKSNIYLNLLNDLQANSLK; this is translated from the exons ATGCGAGCAGCAGCCATCTCCACACCAAG TGGAATGGACGTGAAAGCATACCTGAGATCTATGATCCCACATCTGGAATCTGGAATGAAGTCTTCCAAGTCCAAGGACCT ACTCTCTGCTGATGAAGTGAAGCAGTGGTCTGAATCCCTGGAAAAACTTCTTGCCAACCAAA CTGGTCAAGACGTCTTTGGAAATTTCCTGAAGTCTGAGTTCAGTGAGGAGAATATTGAGTTCTGGCTGGCTTGTGAAGActataaaaaaacaaagtctgatcTTTTGCATTGCAAAGCGGAGAAAATCTATAAGGCATTTGTGCAGTCAGATGCTGCCAAACAA ATCAATATTGACTTCCGCACTCGAGAATCTACAGCAAAGAAGATTAAAGCACCAACACCCACGTCTTTTGACGAAGCCCAAAAAATCATATATACTCTTATGGAAAAGGACTCATATCCCAGGTTCCTCAAATCAAATATATACTTAAATCTTCTGAATGACCTTCAGGCTAATAGTCTAAAGTGA
- the RGS1 gene encoding regulator of G-protein signaling 1 isoform X1 yields MRAAAISTPRLDKMPGMFLSANPKELKGTDHSLLDDKTQKKRPKTFGMDVKAYLRSMIPHLESGMKSSKSKDLLSADEVKQWSESLEKLLANQTGQDVFGNFLKSEFSEENIEFWLACEDYKKTKSDLLHCKAEKIYKAFVQSDAAKQINIDFRTRESTAKKIKAPTPTSFDEAQKIIYTLMEKDSYPRFLKSNIYLNLLNDLQANSLK; encoded by the exons ATGCGAGCAGCAGCCATCTCCACACCAAGGTTAGACAAAATGCCAGGCATGTTCCTCTCTGCTAACCCAAAGGAACTGAAAGGAACTGATCATTCACTTCTAGATGACAAAACGCAGAAAAAGAGGCCCAAGACTTT TGGAATGGACGTGAAAGCATACCTGAGATCTATGATCCCACATCTGGAATCTGGAATGAAGTCTTCCAAGTCCAAGGACCT ACTCTCTGCTGATGAAGTGAAGCAGTGGTCTGAATCCCTGGAAAAACTTCTTGCCAACCAAA CTGGTCAAGACGTCTTTGGAAATTTCCTGAAGTCTGAGTTCAGTGAGGAGAATATTGAGTTCTGGCTGGCTTGTGAAGActataaaaaaacaaagtctgatcTTTTGCATTGCAAAGCGGAGAAAATCTATAAGGCATTTGTGCAGTCAGATGCTGCCAAACAA ATCAATATTGACTTCCGCACTCGAGAATCTACAGCAAAGAAGATTAAAGCACCAACACCCACGTCTTTTGACGAAGCCCAAAAAATCATATATACTCTTATGGAAAAGGACTCATATCCCAGGTTCCTCAAATCAAATATATACTTAAATCTTCTGAATGACCTTCAGGCTAATAGTCTAAAGTGA